In a single window of the Elaeis guineensis isolate ETL-2024a chromosome 6, EG11, whole genome shotgun sequence genome:
- the LOC105046591 gene encoding PITH domain-containing protein At3g04780 isoform X6: MASVASAAIPRSQADLVAFVDWRGVECLNQSTSHSLDNALKQGYRDDDDLHLESDADEQLLIYIPFTQVIKLHSVIIKGPEEEGPKMVKLFANKEHMGFSNVNDYPPSDSIALSPKNLKERPVNLKYIKFQGVCSTI; encoded by the exons ATGGCTTCGGTAGCTTCTGCTGCGATCCCACGAAGCCAG GCGGATCTAGTCGCTTTCGTGGACTGGAGAGGAGTCGAATGCCTCAATCAGAGCACGAGTCACTCGCTCGACAATGCGTTGAAACAG GGTTACAGAGATGATGATGATTTGCATCTCGAAAGCGATGCAGATGAGCAGCTTTTAATTTATATTCCCTTCACTCAAGTGATCAAGCTGCATTCAGTAATTATCAAAGGGCCAGAAGAGGAAG GCCCAAAGATGGTTAAGCTTTTTGCAAACAAAGAGCACATGGGCTTTAG TAATGTTAATGACTACCCACCAAGTGACTCAATTGCTTTATCCCCAAAAAATCTGAAG GAACGGCCTGTTAACTTAAAGTACATCAAGTTTCAGGGTGTTTGCAG TACAATTTGA
- the LOC105046591 gene encoding PITH domain-containing protein At3g04780 isoform X2: protein MASVASAAIPRSQADLVAFVDWRGVECLNQSTSHSLDNALKQGYRDDDDLHLESDADEQLLIYIPFTQVIKLHSVIIKGPEEEGPKMVKLFANKEHMGFSNVNDYPPSDSIALSPKNLKERPVNLKYIKFQGVCRCRPKLTPSIILARFDENTKHEVPTLNAFKGFLSPSLVEVK, encoded by the exons ATGGCTTCGGTAGCTTCTGCTGCGATCCCACGAAGCCAG GCGGATCTAGTCGCTTTCGTGGACTGGAGAGGAGTCGAATGCCTCAATCAGAGCACGAGTCACTCGCTCGACAATGCGTTGAAACAG GGTTACAGAGATGATGATGATTTGCATCTCGAAAGCGATGCAGATGAGCAGCTTTTAATTTATATTCCCTTCACTCAAGTGATCAAGCTGCATTCAGTAATTATCAAAGGGCCAGAAGAGGAAG GCCCAAAGATGGTTAAGCTTTTTGCAAACAAAGAGCACATGGGCTTTAG TAATGTTAATGACTACCCACCAAGTGACTCAATTGCTTTATCCCCAAAAAATCTGAAG GAACGGCCTGTTAACTTAAAGTACATCAAGTTTCAGGGTGTTTGCAG GTGCAGGCCTAAGTTAACACCAAGCATCATTCTAGCACGGTTTGATGAAAACACCAAACATGAAGTTCCCACTCTGAATGCTTTCAAGGGATTTCTTTCCCCTTCTCTTGTGGAAGTGAAATAG
- the LOC105046591 gene encoding PITH domain-containing protein At3g04780 isoform X3, whose amino-acid sequence MASVASAAIPRSQADLVAFVDWRGVECLNQSTSHSLDNALKQGYRDDDDLHLESDADEQLLIYIPFTQVIKLHSVIIKGPEEEGPKMVKLFANKEHMGFSNVNDYPPSDSIALSPKNLKERPVNLKYIKFQGVCSEAQIQASLIMVLLLRAHMVRPKHFALT is encoded by the exons ATGGCTTCGGTAGCTTCTGCTGCGATCCCACGAAGCCAG GCGGATCTAGTCGCTTTCGTGGACTGGAGAGGAGTCGAATGCCTCAATCAGAGCACGAGTCACTCGCTCGACAATGCGTTGAAACAG GGTTACAGAGATGATGATGATTTGCATCTCGAAAGCGATGCAGATGAGCAGCTTTTAATTTATATTCCCTTCACTCAAGTGATCAAGCTGCATTCAGTAATTATCAAAGGGCCAGAAGAGGAAG GCCCAAAGATGGTTAAGCTTTTTGCAAACAAAGAGCACATGGGCTTTAG TAATGTTAATGACTACCCACCAAGTGACTCAATTGCTTTATCCCCAAAAAATCTGAAG GAACGGCCTGTTAACTTAAAGTACATCAAGTTTCAGGGTGTTTGCAG TGAAGCTCAAATTCAAGCGTCTCTTATTATGGTGCTACTGTTGCGGGCGCACATGGTCAGACCAAAGCACTTTGCACTTACATGA
- the LOC105046591 gene encoding PITH domain-containing protein At3g04780 isoform X1 — MASVASAAIPRSQADLVAFVDWRGVECLNQSTSHSLDNALKQGYRDDDDLHLESDADEQLLIYIPFTQVIKLHSVIIKGPEEEGPKMVKLFANKEHMGFSNVNDYPPSDSIALSPKNLKERPVNLKYIKFQGVCSLTIFIEDNQGVKLKFKRLLLWCYCCGRTWSDQSTLHLHDLLQGGHNKHEGSGED; from the exons ATGGCTTCGGTAGCTTCTGCTGCGATCCCACGAAGCCAG GCGGATCTAGTCGCTTTCGTGGACTGGAGAGGAGTCGAATGCCTCAATCAGAGCACGAGTCACTCGCTCGACAATGCGTTGAAACAG GGTTACAGAGATGATGATGATTTGCATCTCGAAAGCGATGCAGATGAGCAGCTTTTAATTTATATTCCCTTCACTCAAGTGATCAAGCTGCATTCAGTAATTATCAAAGGGCCAGAAGAGGAAG GCCCAAAGATGGTTAAGCTTTTTGCAAACAAAGAGCACATGGGCTTTAG TAATGTTAATGACTACCCACCAAGTGACTCAATTGCTTTATCCCCAAAAAATCTGAAG GAACGGCCTGTTAACTTAAAGTACATCAAGTTTCAGGGTGTTTGCAG CCTGACAATTTTTATTGAGGACAACCAAGGAG TGAAGCTCAAATTCAAGCGTCTCTTATTATGGTGCTACTGTTGCGGGCGCACATGGTCAGACCAAAGCACTTTGCACTTACATGACCTCTTACAG GGTGGACACAACAAACATGAAGGATCTGGAGAAGATTGA
- the LOC105046591 gene encoding PITH domain-containing protein At3g04780 isoform X5, producing MASVASAAIPRSQADLVAFVDWRGVECLNQSTSHSLDNALKQGYRDDDDLHLESDADEQLLIYIPFTQVIKLHSVIIKGPEEEGPKMVKLFANKEHMGFSNVNDYPPSDSIALSPKNLKERPVNLKYIKFQGVCRVDTTNMKDLEKIEEH from the exons ATGGCTTCGGTAGCTTCTGCTGCGATCCCACGAAGCCAG GCGGATCTAGTCGCTTTCGTGGACTGGAGAGGAGTCGAATGCCTCAATCAGAGCACGAGTCACTCGCTCGACAATGCGTTGAAACAG GGTTACAGAGATGATGATGATTTGCATCTCGAAAGCGATGCAGATGAGCAGCTTTTAATTTATATTCCCTTCACTCAAGTGATCAAGCTGCATTCAGTAATTATCAAAGGGCCAGAAGAGGAAG GCCCAAAGATGGTTAAGCTTTTTGCAAACAAAGAGCACATGGGCTTTAG TAATGTTAATGACTACCCACCAAGTGACTCAATTGCTTTATCCCCAAAAAATCTGAAG GAACGGCCTGTTAACTTAAAGTACATCAAGTTTCAGGGTGTTTGCAG GGTGGACACAACAAACATGAAGGATCTGGAGAAGATTGAAGAGCACTGA
- the LOC105046591 gene encoding PITH domain-containing protein At3g04780 isoform X7, with protein MASVASAAIPRSQADLVAFVDWRGVECLNQSTSHSLDNALKQGYRDDDDLHLESDADEQLLIYIPFTQVIKLHSVIIKGPEEEVKLKFKRLLLWCYCCGRTWSDQSTLHLHDLLQGGHNKHEGSGED; from the exons ATGGCTTCGGTAGCTTCTGCTGCGATCCCACGAAGCCAG GCGGATCTAGTCGCTTTCGTGGACTGGAGAGGAGTCGAATGCCTCAATCAGAGCACGAGTCACTCGCTCGACAATGCGTTGAAACAG GGTTACAGAGATGATGATGATTTGCATCTCGAAAGCGATGCAGATGAGCAGCTTTTAATTTATATTCCCTTCACTCAAGTGATCAAGCTGCATTCAGTAATTATCAAAGGGCCAGAAGAGGAAG TGAAGCTCAAATTCAAGCGTCTCTTATTATGGTGCTACTGTTGCGGGCGCACATGGTCAGACCAAAGCACTTTGCACTTACATGACCTCTTACAG GGTGGACACAACAAACATGAAGGATCTGGAGAAGATTGA
- the LOC105046591 gene encoding PITH domain-containing protein At3g04780 isoform X4, whose product MASVASAAIPRSQADLVAFVDWRGVECLNQSTSHSLDNALKQGYRDDDDLHLESDADEQLLIYIPFTQVIKLHSVIIKGPEEEGPKMVKLFANKEHMGFSNVNDYPPSDSIALSPKNLKERPVNLKYIKFQGVCSLTIFIEDNQGGNDISKI is encoded by the exons ATGGCTTCGGTAGCTTCTGCTGCGATCCCACGAAGCCAG GCGGATCTAGTCGCTTTCGTGGACTGGAGAGGAGTCGAATGCCTCAATCAGAGCACGAGTCACTCGCTCGACAATGCGTTGAAACAG GGTTACAGAGATGATGATGATTTGCATCTCGAAAGCGATGCAGATGAGCAGCTTTTAATTTATATTCCCTTCACTCAAGTGATCAAGCTGCATTCAGTAATTATCAAAGGGCCAGAAGAGGAAG GCCCAAAGATGGTTAAGCTTTTTGCAAACAAAGAGCACATGGGCTTTAG TAATGTTAATGACTACCCACCAAGTGACTCAATTGCTTTATCCCCAAAAAATCTGAAG GAACGGCCTGTTAACTTAAAGTACATCAAGTTTCAGGGTGTTTGCAG CCTGACAATTTTTATTGAGGACAACCAAGGAGGTAATGACATCTCTAAGATTTAG